Proteins found in one Azospirillaceae bacterium genomic segment:
- the rfbA gene encoding glucose-1-phosphate thymidylyltransferase RfbA has protein sequence MKGIVLAGGAGTRLHPLTRGVSKQLLPVYDKPMIYYPLSTLMLAGVREVLLITTPHDQTAFRAVLGDGSQWGIDISYAVQPRPEGLAQAFTIGRNFVGRSSCALALGDNIFYGDGMGRMVQAAAAANEGATVFAYPVRDPERYGVVEFDAQGRAVRLEEKPRAPRSRWAVTGLYFYDNEVVDIAAGLVPSARGEYEITDVNAAYLARGKLRVEKLGRGYCWFDTGTHDSLMEAGEFVRAVQRRQGLSIACLEEIAWRMGFIGAEDLARLADGMGRSSYAEYLRELLEGGF, from the coding sequence ATGAAGGGGATCGTGCTTGCGGGCGGGGCGGGGACGCGCCTTCATCCGCTGACCCGCGGGGTGAGCAAGCAGCTTCTGCCCGTCTACGACAAACCCATGATCTACTACCCGCTCAGCACGCTGATGCTGGCAGGCGTGCGCGAGGTGCTGCTGATCACGACGCCCCACGACCAGACGGCCTTCCGGGCCGTGCTGGGTGACGGGTCGCAGTGGGGCATCGACATCTCCTACGCCGTGCAGCCCCGCCCCGAGGGGCTGGCCCAGGCCTTCACCATCGGCCGCAATTTCGTGGGCCGGTCGTCGTGCGCACTGGCGCTGGGCGACAACATCTTCTACGGCGATGGCATGGGCCGGATGGTGCAGGCCGCCGCCGCGGCCAACGAGGGCGCCACGGTCTTCGCCTATCCCGTGCGCGACCCGGAACGCTATGGCGTGGTGGAGTTCGACGCCCAGGGCCGCGCCGTCCGGCTGGAGGAAAAGCCCCGCGCGCCGCGGTCCCGGTGGGCGGTGACCGGCCTGTACTTCTACGACAACGAGGTGGTGGACATCGCCGCCGGCCTGGTGCCGTCGGCCCGGGGGGAGTACGAGATCACCGACGTGAACGCCGCCTACCTGGCCCGCGGCAAGCTGCGGGTGGAAAAGCTGGGCCGCGGCTACTGCTGGTTCGACACCGGCACCCACGACAGCCTGATGGAAGCCGGCGAGTTCGTGCGCGCGGTGCAGCGCCGCCAGGGCCTGAGCATCGCCTGCCTGGAGGAGATCGCTTGGCGCATGGGCTTCATCGGCGCCGAGGACCTGGCGCGCTTGGCCGACGGCATGGGCCGTAGCAGCTATGCCGAATACCTGCGCGAGCTGCTGGAGGGCGGCTTCTAA
- a CDS encoding metallophosphoesterase, which yields MRATLVRYHERSDFPSPDPRHRARWQERRQTLEQSPFIHSTPDGLVSDAGGRVRELVMMGARMTMRAFGFHGPASRAAARVELVRHAVRLSNLPNELEGYRILHVSDPHFDGLPGLAEAIVQAVGGEPVDLGLFGGDYRFAGRGPFRETAVLRDLARVTKGIRPRDGWLGVLGNHDTHDMAGPIERLGVRLLVNESVRIRLGRARLLVAGVDDVHRFFTEAAVTALDPPESTLDEVGIALVHSPELAPEAAAAGYHLYLCGHTHGGQLRPVLGRPLTTHLHRCKRLAAGTWRLDGMHGYTSRGAGTSGIPLRWNCPGEITLFTLTRGH from the coding sequence ATGCGAGCGACCCTCGTCCGCTACCACGAGCGCAGCGACTTCCCCTCCCCCGACCCCCGCCACCGGGCCCGTTGGCAGGAGCGGCGACAGACGCTGGAGCAATCGCCCTTCATCCATTCGACGCCGGACGGGTTGGTCTCGGACGCCGGCGGGCGCGTGCGCGAGCTGGTGATGATGGGCGCCCGGATGACGATGCGGGCGTTCGGGTTCCATGGTCCCGCCAGCCGCGCGGCCGCACGGGTCGAGCTGGTGCGGCACGCGGTGCGGCTGTCCAACCTGCCGAACGAGTTGGAGGGCTACCGCATCCTCCACGTCAGCGATCCGCACTTCGACGGGCTGCCCGGCTTGGCCGAGGCCATCGTCCAGGCGGTGGGAGGCGAGCCGGTGGATCTGGGCCTGTTCGGCGGGGACTACCGCTTTGCCGGCCGTGGCCCGTTCCGCGAGACCGCCGTCCTGCGGGACCTGGCGCGCGTGACCAAGGGCATCCGGCCGCGTGACGGCTGGCTAGGCGTGCTGGGGAACCACGACACCCACGACATGGCCGGGCCGATCGAGCGTTTGGGCGTGCGGCTGTTGGTGAACGAATCCGTGCGCATCCGCCTGGGCCGTGCGCGCCTGCTGGTGGCGGGTGTCGACGACGTGCACCGGTTCTTCACGGAAGCCGCCGTGACGGCCCTGGATCCGCCGGAATCCACCTTGGACGAGGTGGGCATCGCCCTGGTCCATTCCCCGGAACTGGCCCCCGAAGCCGCGGCGGCCGGATACCACCTCTACCTCTGCGGCCACACCCATGGTGGCCAGTTGCGCCCGGTGCTGGGGCGGCCGTTGACGACCCACCTGCACCGCTGCAAGCGGCTTGCGGCCGGAACGTGGCGGCTGGATGGGATGCACGGCTACACCAGCCGCGGCGCCGGGACCTCCGGCATCCCGCTGCGCTGGAACTGCCCGGGTGAAATCACGCTGTTCACCTTGACCCGCGGACACTAG
- a CDS encoding glycine--tRNA ligase subunit alpha, which produces MATHAGGQEGAGLSFQDLIFRLQTYWSENGCLILQPYDMEVGAGTFHPATTLRSLGPDPWRAAYVQPSRRPKDGRYGENPNRLQHYYQFQVILKPSPADSQDLYLGSLKAIGLDPELHDLRFVEDDWESPTLGAWGLGWEVWCDGMEVSQYTYFQQVGGIECAPVSTEITYGLERLCMYLQNIENVYDLRFNEAGVKYGDVFLRAEREFSAFNFEHADTEQLFRQFEDAERECKALLAQNLALPAYDQCIKASHRFNLLDARGVISVVERAAYIGRVRALAKACCETWIANSAAAKAA; this is translated from the coding sequence ATGGCGACGCACGCAGGCGGGCAAGAAGGCGCCGGTCTCAGCTTCCAGGACCTGATCTTCCGGCTTCAAACCTATTGGTCGGAGAATGGGTGCCTGATCCTTCAGCCCTATGACATGGAGGTGGGGGCGGGCACCTTCCACCCGGCGACCACGCTGCGGTCGCTGGGGCCGGACCCCTGGCGCGCCGCCTATGTGCAGCCGTCCCGCCGTCCCAAGGACGGGCGGTACGGCGAAAATCCCAACCGCCTTCAGCACTACTACCAGTTCCAGGTGATCCTGAAGCCGTCGCCGGCCGACAGCCAGGACCTGTACCTGGGCAGCCTGAAGGCCATCGGCCTGGACCCGGAGCTGCACGACCTGCGCTTCGTCGAGGACGACTGGGAAAGCCCCACGCTGGGCGCCTGGGGCCTGGGGTGGGAGGTCTGGTGCGACGGGATGGAGGTGTCGCAGTACACCTACTTCCAGCAGGTGGGCGGCATCGAGTGCGCGCCGGTCTCCACCGAGATCACCTACGGCCTCGAACGGCTGTGCATGTACCTGCAGAACATCGAGAACGTGTACGACCTGCGCTTCAACGAGGCCGGGGTGAAATACGGCGACGTGTTCCTGCGGGCCGAGCGCGAATTCTCGGCCTTCAACTTCGAGCACGCCGACACCGAACAGCTCTTCCGCCAGTTCGAGGACGCCGAGCGCGAGTGCAAGGCACTGCTGGCGCAGAACCTTGCGCTGCCGGCCTACGACCAGTGCATCAAGGCGTCCCACCGTTTCAACCTGTTGGACGCGCGCGGCGTCATCAGCGTGGTCGAACGTGCGGCCTACATCGGCCGGGTGCGTGCCCTGGCCAAGGCCTGCTGCGAAACCTGGATCGCCAATTCCGCTGCCGCGAAAGCCGCCTGA